In Cercospora beticola chromosome 3, complete sequence, the following proteins share a genomic window:
- a CDS encoding uncharacterized protein (BUSCO:EOG09264DIM) codes for MSTQDPAQDNGHGESYEEEHVHTVYEQIASHFSSTRYKPWPIIERFLKSLSPGSIGLDIGCGNGKYLAVNPEIFIIGSDRSSNLISIARQHQPHSVCISDILSLPHQSKHFDFAISIAVIHHLSTPERRIEAVQAILKTLRPGGQALLYCWALEQDGSRRGWKEGMDQDVMVPWVKKTKGVKEDETFLRYYHLYRKGELEGDVVAAGGKVVEAGYEKDNWWVVAERA; via the exons CGTCTACGAGCAGATTGCCTCCCACTTCTCGTCTACCCGCTACAAG CCTTGGCCCATCATAGAACGCTTTCTCAAGTCTCTTTCACCAGGCTCAATTGGTCTCGACATTGGCTGCGGCAACGGCAAGTACCTAGCCGTCAATCCGGAAATTTTCATCATAGGCTCTGATCG GTCCTCCAACCTCATCTCTATCGCCCGCCAACACCAGCCCCATTCTGTCTGCATCTCCGACATTCTATCCCTACCTCATCAATCCAAGcacttcgacttcgcaaTCAGCATAGCCGTCATCCATCATCTTTCCACTCCCGAGCGGCGCATCGAAGCCGTGCAAGCTATTCTCAAAACATTGAGACCTGGCGGACAAGCTTTGTTGTACTGCTGGGCACTAGAGCAAGACGGCAGTCGAAGAGGGTGGAAAGAGGGCATGGATCAGGACGTCATGGTGCCGtgggtgaagaagacgaaaggtGTGAAAGAAGATGAGACATTCTTGAGGTATTATCATTTGTATCGCAAAGGGGAGTTGGAGGGCGATGTGGTTGCCGCGGGTGGCAAAGTGGTGGAGGCTGGGTATGAGAAGGATAACTGGTGGGTTGTGGCGGAGAGGGCTTGA